A DNA window from Ammospiza nelsoni isolate bAmmNel1 chromosome 31, bAmmNel1.pri, whole genome shotgun sequence contains the following coding sequences:
- the LOC132085669 gene encoding uncharacterized protein LOC132085669 yields MKATKLCSAWKEVANDAADRVAFYNARARALQDEAARYGTAQENIVELGQALGREEGADVVARHEAWVRREVKVSASEATRATMERQQAGVALGLLGRLAAVCDEATAFPRELQRLLRDIEAALKETNEASLDVPKDLVAKVADAERLCEANACLAKDHLAKTVQDIIKFLFPGGPASLSAHEVTERCQRAIEDIPRLLRPLECPQGVPKVFPVTMELQEGPEDPHLGALGHPALH; encoded by the exons ATGAAGGCCACCAAGCTGTGCAGCGCCTGGAAGGAGGTGGCCAATGATGCGGCTGACAGGGTGGCCTTCTACAACGCCCgggccagggccctgcaggatGAGGCTGCCCGTTatgggacagctcaggaaaatATTGTAGAGCTGGGtcaggccctgggcagggaggagggggctgATGTGGTGGCCAGGCATGAAGCTTGGGTGAGGAGGGAGGTCAAGGTGTCTGCCAGCGAGGCAACAAGGGCCACCATGGAGAGACAGCAGGCAGGcgtggccctggggctgctggggcgcTTGGCGGCTGTGTGTGACGAAGCCACCGCGTTCCCCCGGGAGCTGCAGCGCCTGCTCAGGGACATTGAGGCCGCCCTGAAGGAGACAAATGAGGCGTCTCTTGATGTCCCCAAGGACTTGGTGGCCAAGGTGGCCGACGCCGAGCGGCTGTGTGAGGCCAACGCCTGCCTGGCCAAGGATCACCTGGCAAAGACAGTTCAAGACATCATCAAGTTCTTGTTCCCTGGTGGTCCCGCCAGCCTCAGTGCCCATGAGGTGACTGAGCGGTGCCAAAGAGCCATCGAGGACATTCCAAGGCTCCTTCGACCCCTggagtgtccccaaggtgtccccaaggtgttcCCAGTGACCATGGAGCTCCAAGAG GGACCTGAGGATCCTcacctgggagctctgggacacCCGGCACTGCACTGA
- the LOC132085668 gene encoding uncharacterized protein LOC132085668, which yields MATRKWQGLVAALVNSWAELARKATELRNTWREVVTEAATAQARELQDEAARYGTAQENMVELGQALGREEGAEVVAGHESWVRREARMAASKATRATVLRQWVEAALGLLERLVAACDEATTFLRELQHRVGDIEAALKGTNEVSCDVPNALIAKVAVAEWLWEANARLAKDHLGGTLPDMIDFYYGCAPDSPRCRGVAEWCQRAIEDIPRLLRPPERPQGVSKVSRVSMEPQELSPALLQPQVTVVAILGELLATLPSLDAMMMLLLSPSCLYWDLIDFTRELQTTLYRFDAAWWCRSVTFNDDDPPTSLSRTLAG from the exons ATGGCAACCAGGAAGTGGCAGGGGTTGGTGGCTGCACTTGTGAACAGCTGGGCCGAGCTGGCGAGGAAAGCCACCGAGCTCCGCAACACCTGGAGGGAGGTGGTCACCGAGGCGGCCACTGCCcaggccagggagctgcaggatgagGCTGCCCGTTatgggacagctcaggaaaacatggtggagctgggtcaggccctgggcagggaggagggggccGAGGTGGTGGCTGGGCATGAAtcctgggtgaggagagaggcCAGGATGGCTGCCAGCAAGGCAACAAGGGCCACCGTGTTGAGACAGTGGGTGGAGgcggccctggggctgctggagcgctTGGTGGCCGCGTGTGATGAAGCCACCACGTtcctcagagagctgcagcacagggttGGGGACATCGAGGCTGCCCTGAAGGGGACAAATGAGGTGTCCTGTGATGTCCCCAATGCCTTGATTGCCAAGGTGGCCGTGGCCGAGTGGCTGTGGGAGGCCAACGCCCGCCTGGCCAAGGATCACCTGGGAGGGACACTTCCAGACATGATCGACTTCTATTATGGTTGTGCTCCTGACAGCCCCCGTTGCCGCGGGGTGGCGGAGTGGTGCCAAAGAGCCATCGAGGACATCCCAAGGCTCCTTCGACCCCCAGAGCGTCCCCAAGGTGTCTCCAAGGTGTCCCGAGTGAGCATGGAGCCCCAAGAG ctgtccccagccctgctgcagccacaggtcaCCGTGGTGGCCATCCTGGGCGAGCTGCTGGCCACCCTGCCCAGTCTGGACGCAATGATGATGCTGCTCCTGTCTCCAAGCTGCCTGTACTGGGACCTGATTGACTTCACCAGGGAGCTCCAGACCACCTTGTATCGCTTTGATGCCGCCTGGTGGTGCCGCAGTGTCACGTTCAATGACGATGACCCTCCCACCTCCCTGAGCCGGACCCTGGCTGGCTAA
- the LOC132085523 gene encoding LOW QUALITY PROTEIN: class II histocompatibility antigen, B-L beta chain-like (The sequence of the model RefSeq protein was modified relative to this genomic sequence to represent the inferred CDS: inserted 1 base in 1 codon; deleted 1 base in 1 codon) — translation MGRGAAAGALLAALVVLEAPPGAGAELSGVFRFLAMSECHFINGTEKMRFAVMRYIYNREQFVMFXHYVGFTPYEQGWASDWNSNPATLAYARCVVNMVCPYNYKGVGPFSTERRVTPSVSISLVIPSSSQPGPGHLLCSVMDFYPAAIQVRWFQGQQELSEHVVATDVLPNGDWTYQLLVLLEMPPRRGLSYSCQVEHVSVEQPLRRHWAGPAQGPGDGAARPVQESAGLTPAL, via the exons ATGGGGCGAGGGGCGGCAGCTGGGGCCCTGCTGGCGGCACTGGTGGTGCTGGAAGCCCCCCCGGGTGCGGGCGCGGAGCTCTCGG GAGTGTTCCGGTTTTTGGCAATGTCCGAGTGTCATTTCATAAACGGCACGGAGAAGATGAGGTTCGCGGTA ATGAGGTACATTTACAATCGGGAGCAGTTCGTGATGT TACACTACGTGGGCTTCACCCCCTATGAGCAGGGGTGGGCCAGTGACTGGAATAGCAACCCGGCCACACTGGCGTACGCACGGTGTGTGGTGAACATGGTCTGCCCGTACAACTACAAGGGGGTTGGCCCATTCAGCACCGAGCGCCG CGTGACCCCCAGCGTGTCCATCTCGCTGGTGATCCCCTcgagctcccagcctggccccggccacctgctctgctccgtgatggatttctaccctgctgccatccaggtGAGGTGgttccagggccagcaggagctctcGGAGCACGTGGTGGCCACCGACGTGCTCCCCAACGGGGACTGGACCtaccagctgctggtgctgctggaaatgccGCCCCGGCGCGGGCTCAGCTACAGCTGCCAGGTGGAGCACGTCAGCGTGGAGCAGCCCTTGAGGCGGCACTGGG ctggccctgcccagggcccGGGTGACGGGGCTGCTCGTCCTGTGCAGGAGTCAGCCGGCCTCACCCCCGCCCTGTGA
- the LOC132085666 gene encoding uncharacterized protein LOC132085666, whose amino-acid sequence MLMNSWAQLARAATKLRNTCRDLATKVADRAATATARARALQDEAARYWTAQENMVGLGQALGREEGMEVVAGHGAQVRREARVAAIEARRATMVRQRLEVALGLLERLVAGCDEATAFPRELQRLLRDTKATLEGTKMQSINVPEDLVAKVAVAERLWEANARLGKDHLVAALDDITKFLFPGGLASPSACEVAEWCQRVIEDIPRLLQPLERPKRIPTVSPETMEIEELSLALLQPQVTVVATLCELLANLPRQDKEMLLPMSPEGLFSDLKNFTRELWESLYYIDDTWWRRDVTWDYDDPPTSNDDDDDDSYTMERQRVEVALGLLERLVAACDETTAFLRELQRRVGDIKAALKGISEASPNVPEDLVAKVAVAERLWEANARLAKDHLLGALDDITAFDCHFRDLSCFADEVAERYQRAIKDIPRLLRYRDHPQGVPKVSPMTMELQELFPALMQPQVTVVAILGELLANLPRWDQEAAMSLQCLRWDLEEYSRDLRATLHCTDDTWWHNIVTSDDDGPVTSFSQALAAFRSTPWPPQNRVTMAASKWQQSVAVLVDNWAQLARKATQLRNTWREVATEAADRVATATAQARELQDEAARYGTAQENMVELGQALGREEGAEVVARREAQVRRKARVAASEARRATMVRKRVKVALGLLERLVAACDEATAFPRELQCRVGAIEAALKGTNVVSPDVPEDLVVKVAVAEWLWEANARLVKGHLEGTLNDINTFYYGYGPNSLHYRGVAERCQRVIKDIPRLLRPPECPQSVPRVSPVDMEPQELSPALLQPQVTVVAIVGELLATLPNLDEEMLLVSPGCLYWELEEFTSNLWATLYGTDATWCCRNVTSNDDDRLTSLSQALAAYKSTPWTTWDDVTMVASKWQQSVSMLMYSWA is encoded by the exons ATGCTCATGAACAGCTGGGCCCAGCTGGCCAGGGCGGCCACCAAGCTCCGCAACacctgcagggatttggccaCTAAGGTGGCCGACAGGGCGGCCACCGCCACCGCCCgggccagggccctgcaggatGAGGCTGCCCGTTATTGGACAGCTCAAGAAAACATGGTAGGGCTGGGtcaggccctgggcagggaggaggggatggaggtgGTGGCCGGGCATGGAGCCCAGGTGAGGAGAGAGGCCAGGGTGGCTGCCATCGAGGCAAGAAGGGCCACCATGGTGAGACAGCGGCTGGaggtggccctggggctgctggagcgctTGGTGGCCGGGTGTGACGAAGCCACCGCGTTTCCCCGGGAGCTGCAGCGCCTGCTCAGGGACACCAAGGCCACTCTGGAGGGGACAAAGATGCAGTCCATCAATGTCCCCGAGGACTTGGTGGCCAAGGTGGCCGTGGCCGAGCGGCTGTGGGAGGCCAACGCCCGCCTGGGCAAGGATCACCTGGTGGCAGCACTTGACGACATCACCAAGTTCTTGTTCCCTGGTGGTCTcgccagccccagtgcctgtgAAGTGGCCGAGTGGTGCCAAAGAGTCATCGAGGACATCCCAAGGCTCCTTCAACCCCTGGAGCGTCCCAAGAGGatccccacggtgtccccagAGACTATGGAGATTGAAGAG ctctcccttgccttgctgcagccacaggtcaCCGTGGTGGCCACcctgtgtgagctgctggccaacctgcccaggcaggacaaggagatgctgctgcccatgtccccagaggGCCTGTTCTCGGACCTAAAAAATTTCACCAGAGAGCTGTGGGAGAGCTTGTACTATATTGATGACACCTGGTGGCGCCGCGATGTCACCTGGGATTATGATGACCCTCCCACTTccaatgatgatgatgatgatgactcTTACACCATGGAGAGACAGCGGGTGGAGGTGGCcttggggctgctggagcgctTGGTGGCCGCATGTGACGAAACCACCGCGTtcctcagagagctgcagcGCAGGGTTGGGGACATCAAGGCTGCCCTGAAGGGGATAAGTGAAGCatcccccaatgtccccgagGACTTGGTGGCCAAGGTGGCCGTGGCCGAGCGGCTGTGGGAGGCCAACGCGCGCCTGGCCAAGGATCACCTGCTGGGGGCACTTGATGACATCACCGCCTTCGATTGCCATTTTCGTGATCTCAGCTGCTTTGCCGATGAGGTGGCTGAGCGGTACCAAAGAGCCATCAAGGACATCCCAAGGCTCCTTCGATACCGGGATCatccccaaggtgtccccaaggtgtccccaatgACCATGGAGCTCCAAGAG CTTTTCCCGGCCCTGATGCAGCCACAGGTCACTGTCGTGGCCATCCTGGGTGAGCTGCTGGCCAACCTGCCCAGGTGGGACCAGGAGGCGGCCATGTCCCTACAGTGTCTGCGCTGGGACCTGGAGGAATACTCCAGGGATCTCCGGGCCACCCTGCACTGCACTGATGACACCTGGTGGCACAACATTGTCACCTCCGACGATGATGGACCTGTCACCTCCTTTAGCCAGGCCCTGGCCGCCTTCAGGAGCACCCCATGGCCCCCTCAGAACCGTGTGACAATGGCAGCCAGCAAGTGGCAGCAGTCGGTGGCTGTGCTTGTGGACAACTGGGCCCAGCTGGCCAGGAAAGCCACCCAGCTCCGCAACACCTGGAGGGAGGTGGCCACTGAGGCAGCCGACAGGGTGGCCACCGCCACTGCCcaggccagggagctgcaggacgAGGCTGCTCGTTatgggacagctcaggaaaacatggtggagctgggtcaggccctgggcagggaggagggggccGAGGTGGTGGCCAGGCGTGAAGCCCAGGTGAGGAGAAAGGCCAGGGTGGCTGCCAGCGAGGCAAGAAGGGCCACCATGGTGAGAAAGCGGGTGAaggtggccctggggctgctggagcgctTGGTGGCTGCGTGTGACGAAGCCACTGCGTTCCCCCgggagctgcagtgcagagtTGGGGCCATCGAGGCTGCCCTGAAGGGGACAAATGTGGTGTCCCCCGATGTCCCCGAGGACTTGGTGGTCAAGGTGGCTGTGGCCGAGTGGCTGTGGGAGGCCAACGCCCGCCTGGTCAAGGGTCACCTGGAGGGGACACTTAACGACATCAATACGTTCTATTACGGTTATGGTCCTAACAGCCTCCATTACCGCGGGGTGGCTGAGCGGTGCCAAAGAGTCATCAAGGACATCCCAAGGCTCCTTCGACCCCCGGAGTGTCCCCAGAGcgtccccagggtgtccccagtggACATGGAGCCCCAAGAG ctgtccccggccctgctgcagccacaggtcaCCGTGGTGGCCATCGTGGGCGAGTTGCTGGCCACCCTGCCCAATCTGGatgaggagatgctgctggtgtccccagggtgccTGTACTGGGAACTGGAGGAATTCACCTCGAATCTCTGGGCCACCCTGTACGGCACTGATGCAACCTGGTGTTGCCGCAATGTCACCTCCAATGATGATGACCGTCTCACCTCCCTGAGCCAGGCCCTGGCTGCCTACAAGAGCACGCCATGGACTACCTGGGATGATGTGACAATGGTGGCCAGCAAGTGGCAGCAGTCGGTGTCTATGCTCATGTACAGCTGGGCCTAG